Proteins found in one Magnolia sinica isolate HGM2019 chromosome 5, MsV1, whole genome shotgun sequence genomic segment:
- the LOC131245652 gene encoding two-pore potassium channel 3-like encodes MDEMLLPKRLDGSSRQFKEDAFDFPNNRSSWHHLQDIHHISIEAITPAFSRSFIRSTPNSSFINLVTNLSKKRIITHRSHSAPCLLTDAKDSSQDFADRRATLRSTPSVIMQAFVGVVLYVVIGIIFYTIKSEGFKGNSTNRLVDALYFSVVTLCTIGYGDIVPNTNFTKIFTCVFILVGFGFIDILLNGLVTYVLDRQEAVLLSTMDENWRNAMFRTYIIDKKKGRMRIRMKVGLALVVVIGCVTMGMVTVHILEGLNWVDSFYLSVTSVTTVGFGDYAFKTIKGRLFASMWLLVSTLAVARAFLYLTELRIDKRNRTVAKWVLQKKMTIGDLVAADLDNDGSVSKSEYVIYKLKEMGKIAEKDILQICNQFDGLDTGKCGKITLSDLMESEH; translated from the exons ATGGATGAGATGTTGCTCCCCAAGAGACTAGATGGGTCAAGCAGACAATTCAAAGAGGACGCCTTCGATTTCCCTAATAACAGATCATCTTGGCACCATCTACAGGACATCCATCACATAAGCATAGAAGCGATCACGCCTGCCTTCTCCCGATCCTTCATCCGATCAACACccaattcatctttcatcaaccttgTAACCAATCTGAGCAAGAAACGGATAATCACACATAGATCACACTCTGCTCCTTGTCTCTTGACAGACGCCAAAGACTCCTCCCAGGATTTCGCTGACAGACGAGCCACCTTGAGATCTACCCCATCGGTCATCATGCAAGCTTTCGTGGGCGTTGTCTTGTACGTAGTGATCGGCATCATTTTCTACACAATTAAGAGTGAGGGCTTCAAAGGCAATTCCACAAATAGGCTTGTAGATGCACTTTACTTCAGTGTAGTGACATTATGTACAATTGGGTATGGTGACATTGTGCCCAACACCAATTTCACCAAGATATTCACATGCGTTTTCATCTTAGTTGGTTTCGGTTTCATCGACATCTTGCTCAATGGGTTGGTAACTTACGTGCTTGATAGACAAGAAGCCGTGCTCTTAAGCACAATGGATGAGAATTGGCGTAATGCGATGTTTCGGACATACATAATCGACAAGAAGAAGGGCAGGATGAGGATTAGGATGAAAGTGGGCTTGGCATTGGTGGTTGTGATTGGTTGTGTAACTATGGGGATGGTCACTGTACATATATTGGAGGGACTGAACTGGGTGGATAGCTTCTACCTTTCTGTTACCTCTGTGACCACAGTCGGCTTTGGTGACTACGCATTCAAGACGATCAAGGGGAGGTTGTTTGCGAGCATGTGGCTATTAGTTAGCACGCTGGCAGTTGCTAGAGCCTTCCTCTATCTGACTGAGCTGAGGATTGACAAGAGAAATCGGACCGTCGCCAAATGGGTTCTCCAGAAGAAGATGACTATAGGTGATTTGGTGGCTGCTGACCTTGATAATGATGGGTCTGTAAG TAAATCTGAGTATGTTATATACAAGCTAAAAGAAATGGGGAAGATAGCAGAGAAGGACATACTGCAGATCTGCAACCAATTCGATGGATTAGACACGGGCAAGTGTGGGAAGATTACTCTTTCTGATCTCATGGAGAGTGAACATTGA